CCTTGGATCAAGCAGCATGgtatttatttaaatcttaCTACTATATAGTATAATTGTATTGTTGATGTTTACATGAAATAGAGCAAATTTCCTATAGATATATCTTCTAGATATTTTGAGTTTTCTCGTTTTTAAAGTAATCGAATATCACATATATCCTATACCTTACATATCTCCTGATTAATATGAACTCCTTTTTACTAaagtattactccctctgtcccagaTAATTCATCTCAAtttgaccggacacgggttttaaaaatgtaataaaatgtgagttgaaaattttagtggaatatgagttcaacttttatatattagttttataataaaatgagagtatgaataagttagtggaatatatggtccactactaaaaatggtaaaaagtgaaatgtgacaaattatgtgggacagactgaaatggaaaaatggaacAAATtatatgggatggagggagtacaaatcTTATACTAGTACTCATATTACGATTACAATAATATAGTTGATATTAACATGAAATAGAGAAAATTCCCTGTATATATCTTCTAGATCTTTTAAGTTTTCTCTATTTTTAAAGTAATCGAATATCACAATTACCCTCTAGTTCTACGTATCTCATGATTAATATGAAATCCTTTAAATCTAACAACAAATTCCTGAATTGGAGTGATCTTATCCACATTATGTGTCTGTTCGGTATGTACTATTAATCAGTATTAAGTGTCACCCTTTAAATTGGTGTTCCGTTGAAAAAATTGGTGTCACCCTTTAAATTGAAGCCGGCATAACTAATGCAATTTGACTATTTTAATTAGACTATTCATCTAGCCTTACCCCCTCCTACTAAATCAATCCTAGATAAAGTCCATTCTATCAAAAAAGTCCATCTCTATTGTATCCTATATTGTTATCCACCATTATTTTATATGGTTAACCGAACGGGACCTATATGAGGTAAATCCCTTACCGATCATCTTAATATCTTGATTACCACATGAAGAACATTCCATCTTTAATACTTTACAGCAATCAAcatgaataaaaattattaaatgacGGTGTAGAAAAaacttttattcataaaaatacaatatcgtttcattaaaaaacattaataataGTATGTTACATGTAGACAATCTGATATATTCGACATAGGATATTCGCAGCTAAATCCCAAATTCATGATTTTCCCACAATTAATCGTTATATTTACTTCTATCTATTCCTATAATGAAGGGATATTTCCTTGAGGAGGAGGAATTATTacaattttatatttcaattctTATCTATAAATCCTAAATAGACTTGGAATCACGATTATAAATAGagtattttaatcaatataagGTAAGTTATGTTgaagcaaaaataaaatattcatctaTTACCACGCAACAAGGAAACACCTGATCGAAAACCGTCAAACCTCCGTCAACTCGCATAACACGTGTGCTCATCTAATTGGCTTCCTATTTTAACCGAATATTCCTCTCCGAAATTCCAACTaccaaactctctctctctcctctctcataAATATACCCCACCCACCGTACGAACAGTTTATCCTCTGTagagaaaaacaaaacaaaaaagtgATGAGTGGAGAGCTAGAGAGAGACTACACAGTGGGCGACGAGATCGGTAGGGGCAGATACGGCGTCGTTTCGAGGTGTCACTCCGCCCTCACCGGAGAGTGCTTCGCCGTCAAGTCCATCGACAAGCGCCTCATCCAGGACGACGCCGTCGACAGCCTCTGCCTCCAAAACGAGGCCAAGCTCATGCAGCTCGTCTCCGGCCACCCCAATGTCGTCGGAGTTTTCGATGTGTACGAGGATGACGACTTCCTGCATGTTATTTTGGAGTATTGCGGTGGCGGCGATCTTTTCCAGCGGATCACGGCCCGCCCCGCTCTCGCCGAGTCGGAAGCCCGCCGATTCCTGGTTAGTTCTTCTTTTCTGTGACTTTGATTTTTTATTCTTCTACTGATTGCGATTTTGTTGGCACATTATGCTTAGCTTCtggaattttgttttttttaaaaataatttagaatGTTTTTTTATCCCCCAATttgttatgtttttgtgttctttaccagaaaaccttttttttttgttgaagcTGTTAATAATCAGTttctcaaaaattaaaaatcagaGGAATTCTGGTAAAAATCATGGTTGAGCTTGAACATAACAATATCTTACTGCAATTTTTGGAGAAATTTGACAAGGTGTTCATTGTAGTTATAATCCGGTAATTTTTCTTATACAACCCTAAATTGAAGTTAGGAATTATATGATTATTATTTACTTGAAATGGACTGTGGACATTGGAAAGATTTACACGAGATTGTCATTGACCATTCTTGTGTTAAATAATGTGGGATTTGAGCACATGTAAAGTTTCTCCTTGTTTGAGATATGAATTAGGGAAATATCTGTTTTTGCAATCAATTTTCTTCATTAGTTGATAGGTGTAACTCTCTGTAGTAACGAATTCCCAACTATAGTAAAAGTAGAGGAGTTGCCTTCTTCAAAGATGGTTTTGTTGTATGATAATTATGCTAACTTACTTGATCATGACACACTTATGCAGTTGCCACTAATGGAGGCCATAGCACACTGCCACAACCACGGAATAGCCCATCGTGACATCAAACCCGACAACATTCTCTTCAACAGCTACAACGAGCTAAAGCTTGCAGATTTTGGTTCAGCTGAGTGTTTTGGCGGTGGAGGGCTGATGTCTGGGATTGTCGGGACCCCCTACTACGTTGCCCCGGAGGTAATAGCAGGCAGGGACTACAACGAAACGGTGGATGTGTGGAGTGCAGGTGTCATATTGTACATAATGCTAGCCGGGATCCCTCCTTTCTATGGAGAGTCAGCACAGGAGATTTTTGAGGCTGTGCTTAGGGCGAATCTGAGATTCCCGAGGAAGGTTTTCAGCTCAGTTTCAGCAGAAGCTAAGGATCTGCTGAGACGAATGCTTTGCAAGGATGTGTCTCGAAGGTTCTCAGCTGACCAAGTCTTGAGTAAGCATATATGCCAGCTAATAACTGTCTTGTTTTCTCTGTTTTGGTGAATACTATGCTGCAGTGACTGAATGATTGTCATGCTTGTTGTTTCTTAGTGAGTAGAAGCTGCATATCCTCTCCTTTTGCTTTTATATACAATCAACAATGTGATACTAAACTAGATTTCACAATCTGTTTGTGAAGGGCACCCGTGGATGACAAATGGTGGCGACTCCATAGACGTGGGTCTTCTTGCTTGAGTACGTTGTTTTTAATGCAGCCAAGAACCGAGTAAATGGATATGAACCCGTTTTATAGGCACCGTGTCCATAAACTTAGCTAGATATATAGTAGTAGAAGAATGTTCTGCACCGTGGTCTTGTACAAAGTTCGTGCAGAAATCGGAACTAGTAGCATCAAATGGCGAGTGCCTTCCTTTCAATGGAAGTGTTTGTATAAGCATTAGCCTTTGTTTTTCCCTTCTTTGATTCTCAATTTATTACTAGTATGTTGAAGAGAAATCACCTGTAAATTTGGCTGATGGAATCAAGTCTTCTTTTTATAAGATTTTGAACTTCCATTTGCATCAGGTTATGTTTGTCCATATAGTAATGCTATAAGTTCCAAAtttcactttctacttttaAGTTTTGGTTAATTAATCTGAGATCAAGAACAAGGGCCAATGTTTTTGTAATAATTTATCTTCTAGTTCTTCAAGAAAACAATCTCCCACAGCTAGAACATGAAACTACCGAGTCTTATTGTATCGACACGATAAGGCTTAACACTCGCCCATCAGTTTCATTAAGTCTCAAGTGATTTAGTGTTGGTATCATGGTATGAAAATTATCACTTTTAAATATACATGACAGACAATCAACCAAACTATTGAGTAAAATTGTATACAGATCAGCCGAATATTATGGCAAAATTGTTGGAATGGTAGTGATTTGAATCTTCACAGTTGACTTCCGATTAGAATATTATCGATCTAGTTCTGGTCCTAGAtcatcatcttcctcttcttcgattttataacaaaaaataaacaatgtTTCATAACTGGCTCCGACTTATTAGCAGAAAAAAAAGGAGTTGACCAATCAAATGTGCAAATTAAGCACATTTCCATGTCCTAGTTTGACATAGCAAAATGAGAGCCAGTTTGTATCATAATCTGTTGTTGGTTGATCAGAAAACGTTTTACGACTTAATCCATAATATTGGTTAATCAATTCCGTTATCGTACCACACACATCCAAAACCGACTCGTACAATACAAGATGGCTTAAAAATAGCAGTACTCCATCATCTCATCTAAGATATCGACCCCTTACACACACAACCATATCATATTACACAAACAAACTATGGCCAAATTCTATCTCAATCACACCGGCACTGTCCTCGAATCTCTCACACCCATTTCCGTAATCTCGTTTCCATTCCCATCTTCATTCTCATTCTCGTTCTCCCTCGCCATCTCCTCCAGCGACTTCCCATTCGACTCGGGCACCAAGAAAGTAAACAACACCCCCAATGCATTCACACACCCGAGCACCAGCAGCGAGTTCCTCACCCCAATCCCGGGCCGGTACCCCGCGTCCACCTTCGCCGGATCCTTCGACTGAGCCGCGTACAGGAACCCAAACGCCCCCACAATCGCCCCGGCCTTCCCCGCCGCCGACGAAATCCCGTGGCACGTCGACCGGAGCCTCGCCGGAAATATCTCCGCCGGGACTACAAACGTCGTCGCATTGGGGCCGAAATTCGCGAAGAAGAACGTTAGCGAGTACATGGCCACGAACCCGATCCGGTTGTCCCGGTGAGTCCAGTGGTCGTAGGGGATCGCTAAAGCGAACATGAAGATTGTCATCATTGTGAACCCCATGATTTGGATGAAAAACCTTCCGATTCTGTCGATGAAGAACACGGTGAACCAGTAGCCGGGGACGGTGCTGCATAGAGCGATCAGCGTTTGAGCCCTTGCAATTTTGTACACTTCTTCAAGAGCGTTCATCGTTTTGGCGGCCGGAATCCAGCCGATCGCGCTGAAGATGTCTTTCTGGAAGAGGTTCTGGCTGTAGAAGGCGATGTCGAGGAGGAACCACGTGCTCGTGGTCCCGAGGAGGTGGAGCCCGTGTCGCCGGAGGAATTCTTTCGAAAACAACCCGAATTGTTTTCGATTTTCCTCACTGACCCGCTCGGGCTCCGCTTCCAAATCCACTTGCAAAACCCGAGACATGTCGGCCGCCGCCTGTTTCGCGTTTTTCGCGATAAGGGCGGTGTACCGGGCGGTCTCGGGCATCTTCATCCGCCAGTAGTAGGTAAGGGCCGCAGGGAGCGCACCGAACATAACAATTAGCCGCCACACGTAGTCTGATGCGGGCGGGAGGGAGGCGGCAGCGTTGAACGCGTAGGCTGGGGCGGGGTAGGCCGCCTTAAATGCGGCCGACATAATGATTGCCACCATCCCGCCTGCCAGGATGCCAAATCCCTGCATGGCGAAAACCGCGGCGATAAATGCGCCGCGGGTTTTTTTATTGGCATACTCAGACATAATAGTGGCGGAGAGAGGGTAGTCAccgccgatgccaaagccaagccagAAGCGGAAAAAGCAGAGGGTGGCCATGACCGCCTTCGGCTGGCTCCCCAGGGAGAGGCCGGAGGCGATGGAGCAGATGACCATCATCATGAGGGTCATGCCGTAGACTTTTTTGCGGCCGAGCTTGTCGCCGAGCCAGCCGAAGAAGAGCTGCCCGGTGAGGGTGCCGCAGAAGGCGACGCCGTTGACTGCGGCGGCCACGTTAGGGGGGAGGGTGCCGGGCTTCTCGGCGCCTGGGACGGTGTAGTAGAGGCGGCCGAGGAGCTTCGTGACGAGAGAGATGCAGAAGAGATCGTACGCGTCGGTGAAGAATCCCATTCCGGCGATCACGATCGCCGTGAAATGGTACCATTGTGTTTTGGCAACGTCTAGTGCGTTTAGCACTTCTAATTGTTTCTTAGCCATAACTACCTGAAAAATTAATCCAAGatacaattaaattaatgatGCGAATCAAGATAAACGTGTTTCAATTAAGATGCATTGTTTTGGAAGATTCtgactataaaaaaatatgtcaaATTTTGAAATGATTTTAAAGAATTTagaaatattattctttttctgaattagtagtagtacatgAGATAAATCATATTGGAAAATGATATATTTCCAAGCATACTACTTCTATATATTTAAGATATTTATTGAACAGAAGAGTTGAATGGTTGTTTAGATAGGACATGGAAATGGGGAAAACTCTACTTCTGAAGTCAATAATGGTAGTATAAGTGAatatatggattaaaaccaAGGACCAGATTTTAGAATGAATGCCCACAGCTGTTTCTATATAGCACAGATCCCTatagttatttttattgaatGTTGAAATTTCAATACTTATCGTTATCGAACATGCTCATTCCGCAATTTACGTATGTGCCCACGCCGTCAAATAGACAATatacatttattaattattatataaatatttttatatataccaTTAAGTACAAGATTTTGAGTATGATAATTACATTAACCAAAGttgtaaaataaatttttatgttGTATAATGAAATTTATTGGGTTCATAAGTATATCATAAATGTGTGGTTCACAATAACAAAAGGTTGGCAGTTGGCACTTTCCCAGAAACTTTGGAAAGGCCGTTTGAAAAGAGAGCaaactaaataatactcctactactacTACTCCTAATTTCATTATTAGAACTTACAAGCATAAAATAAGAAGGAATTGTAATAATCTACGTGATTCTTCAAACTCAAATTCACAATCAATTCAAGAGATATATAATTAGATGAAattctcttttaaataaggtgAAAAAAGTCCTCTATTCACATATTCATTCTTCAAGCAGCAAATGCATTTGAACCTCATATATAATCATGATGCGATTCagatataaactaataaaagaagaaaacataaatatttaaaaacacTGACCTCAGCTGTGCTTCAGAATCGAAGAGTCTTGATTTTATACTCTTCCTTCAAATATTTTTCAGTAGAAAAAAAGCAACACGAGGAGAGAGAGGGAAACAGTTTCGATGTGGAAGTAGTGAAAATACGAAGATGGTTTTGTTCGTATTTATATACGAGGTGAAGAATCTAAGTGGCATATTCGGGTTCGGGTCCCATATTCAAACAGCCTGCCTTTTTGGGTTTGACACGTGTGATCTTGGGTGGGCCTCCCTTTGAATGCAATTTGCCCTTGGTTAGACTTCATACTCTTTTGATCAATGGTTGGATAAGTTAAGCCATCCGCAACGCTATCTTTTATCCATTCTTAACCGTCTCATATCTTAACTATTTATGatccccactgtacttttcattccatctcttaactaagagacaataTCTGCAACCCTatatctcttaaccatctcttaatcatctcatctcttaactattcattcaatttcattttttatttttatttccaacaaatttaattaataaaaacacacttcattaaataacataaaattacaacttaaaattcaaaaaataaaaaaaaacacttaattaaaattctaaaaaaatattaaaaatatataatttaatttcttccgcgcACTCTATTGgttgccaaagtttgcccaaatgtgctccattagatcatcttggagttgggcgtgggcggtagaatcacgtgtccttgcccgaatagacaaccgatcttgcatagacggatgcactccactgcgaggcggactacttacggtagagcttcccggggtttcagggtcgaaccaatttcccgcctcaggtccttcgtcgtcgacaatcatgttgtgcaagattatgcacgtatacataatgtcgaccatattctccataaaccacgtacgagctggggctttgataatgttgaagcgagcttggagaaccccgaacgctcttTCGTTCACCGGCccgttgaacgtcttcacgaaggttggccacttcgggtagatgccgtcggcaagatagtaccccattttatactgccagttgttagcgatgaagttgatggtcggcgctttaccattcaaaacatcggtgaagaggtcggattggttgagcacgttgatgtcgttgttcgatccggggaccccgaaatacgcatgccaaatccatagccggtagtcggcaacgacctcgagtataatggtggggtgggtgcctttgtggccgctcgtgtatgaccccctccatgccacagggcaattcttccattgccaatgcatgcaatcgacgctgccaagcatcccggggaatccgtgcacttcttggTGAAGTCGGAgtagaaactgacaatctgccgtgcttggcctccggagaaatcgtcggtgaaggctgctcGGATGCCTTTGCAGAAGATAATCAGACACATTCTCCCTGTGCTTTCCCTAATGTGCAgatattcgtcgaacacattcgccgtttgtccagtagcaagctgacggattgctgcaatACATTTCTGCAGAGTCGTGTGACTATGACAgccaacggcgtcgaacccttcttggaaaaactcttcccgggctgccaacgtatttgcgatgtgcataaatagccgtttccgcatgcggaaatggtgacggaagtaggtctctccccataccgggttgtcacaaaagtagtcgcgtaccaaccttgaggcggcttcctcctcctcccaaCGTCGATCTTCTGCTAGCGACTCTTCCATTAtgcgacgcatttgctcaaatggatccataaatgatttaaatttgggagaagaataatgttttgagatgaagaatgtagagtgtttgagtgagaatagagagttttttttggtggattaatttgtgggaatgatttaatatttatagaagtgattggaggcttaaaaaaatttcaaaaaaaaagtaaaaaaattgtaaaaaacggctataaatggctagtataattttgacctttttttcaaaaaaattttctgaattaaaaaaaacaataaaaaatacattttcaatggaaataaacgacgcccactcgcgggccggcgtgtgggcgtcacggacgagccgcgccacgtcgccaatgcgcgtggcgagacagctcgccgagtgtctctccgagacgagttacgggacgggatggggacgagacggagcccgCAAGGCTGTCTCGCTGCCGTCTTGTCTCTCCAAGACGAGATAGGGACcgcaacgagacgcgttgcggatgcccttaaATATTTACTTTACCTTATGAGATTCTTTTCTCAAATCTATCTTTTCTTTGGAAAGGGTATTTTTAAAAGAATATCCTTGTTATCTAACATGGGAAAGGTATAATTCAGAGTATTAAGATGAGGTAGtagtattagagcatccacagtggggcgctCTAAAGCCCGTTCTATGCACCGCCCTGTCCTCCTGCcattccacctgcagtgggacgccctaagcattttcttctatttgaatattcaaataactacaaaaatttggaaaaaacttcatttcatttataaaattaatacattaaaatacgaattaaaaaaaatacgcaaggccgtcgcctccgcctcctcgcgttgcattatggctaagcattccgccattgcgtcttGCACGACTGCATTTAAGGCTCGAGTCAAGGTCGGACTACCGTCATCCGATGAACTCCGGTCGTCgccgtggttcattttggtttgtgagagatggagaaacgtgagagatgagagaaatgagagatgcaagaaatgttcgtatgaaaaataaaatgacaattgaggtttaaatagacaaattttgaaaaaaaaaataaaaacgcgttgcatcgtccgccccatcgtccgcgtcgcccacagtgggcggacgatgccctgtcgtccgcgcttcgtccgcggactaatcttagggcgcggacgacgcatcgtccgtcgtccgctCACCCACAGtagcggacgatggcgcgcccgaagCATCGGGCGACTTATCGTTCGCCCCACTATGGATGCCCTTAGTATGCTATGCGTACCGAACATCAAATACAAATTGGTattcacaaaaattaaaaacttttgacaatttttGCCTGTTTATAATTTCGGTTAAATTTGAGAGCAAATTTGTGAATTTTCGTGACCAAGGAAAGGCAAATTTTGTATTCACAAAGGTGATGAACTTTAAACAATTTTTGCCTATTTGTAATTTCGTCTAAACTTGAGAGAAAATTtgtgttttaatttttgtgACCAAGGAAAATCAAATTTGATATTCGCAAAAATTATGAactttaaagaatttttgcctATTTGTAATTTCGGctaa
This sequence is a window from Salvia splendens isolate huo1 chromosome 5, SspV2, whole genome shotgun sequence. Protein-coding genes within it:
- the LOC121804389 gene encoding phosphoenolpyruvate carboxylase kinase 2-like yields the protein MSGELERDYTVGDEIGRGRYGVVSRCHSALTGECFAVKSIDKRLIQDDAVDSLCLQNEAKLMQLVSGHPNVVGVFDVYEDDDFLHVILEYCGGGDLFQRITARPALAESEARRFLLPLMEAIAHCHNHGIAHRDIKPDNILFNSYNELKLADFGSAECFGGGGLMSGIVGTPYYVAPEVIAGRDYNETVDVWSAGVILYIMLAGIPPFYGESAQEIFEAVLRANLRFPRKVFSSVSAEAKDLLRRMLCKDVSRRFSADQVLRHPWMTNGGDSIDVGLLA
- the LOC121804388 gene encoding low affinity inorganic phosphate transporter 1-like, with product MAKKQLEVLNALDVAKTQWYHFTAIVIAGMGFFTDAYDLFCISLVTKLLGRLYYTVPGAEKPGTLPPNVAAAVNGVAFCGTLTGQLFFGWLGDKLGRKKVYGMTLMMMVICSIASGLSLGSQPKAVMATLCFFRFWLGFGIGGDYPLSATIMSEYANKKTRGAFIAAVFAMQGFGILAGGMVAIIMSAAFKAAYPAPAYAFNAAASLPPASDYVWRLIVMFGALPAALTYYWRMKMPETARYTALIAKNAKQAAADMSRVLQVDLEAEPERVSEENRKQFGLFSKEFLRRHGLHLLGTTSTWFLLDIAFYSQNLFQKDIFSAIGWIPAAKTMNALEEVYKIARAQTLIALCSTVPGYWFTVFFIDRIGRFFIQIMGFTMMTIFMFALAIPYDHWTHRDNRIGFVAMYSLTFFFANFGPNATTFVVPAEIFPARLRSTCHGISSAAGKAGAIVGAFGFLYAAQSKDPAKVDAGYRPGIGVRNSLLVLGCVNALGVLFTFLVPESNGKSLEEMARENENENEDGNGNEITEMGVRDSRTVPV